A genome region from Geodermatophilus bullaregiensis includes the following:
- a CDS encoding threonine/serine ThrE exporter family protein, translated as MLPVTRYRPQRFVRLPDRARRAISGSGPPTAPIGLRSQPSRVDDLTAHAALGLALRIGESMLAVGASAADVTATVLRVAAAHGLTACQVDVTFTSLTISYDRDDALPLTVMRIVHTRGMDYTRLQGVTDLAREVGAGDLDLEEAHRRLDRVVAAPHPYRRRIHALGWSGVAGAVGFLLGGGWLVALVAALTTASIEQVMRALDRRGLPLFFQQAVGAAVATGVAVLLVVFDVGVRSSLVVAAGIVVLLAGLSLVGAAEDAISGFPVTAAARAFEVLTLTAGIVVGIAGVLDLAQRAGVPLALVDPSHADVPSAVALAAAAGIAGFWALASYARPRGVAVATAAGALSWAVSSAAGSLGAGPAVASAAGALLVGFCGEALTGRLRIPPLLVAVCGIVPLLPGLAIYQGLFAIVVDADVPGGLDALVGAAAIGLGLAAGVTLGEHLGRPLSREHDRFDRRVRLRATTTD; from the coding sequence GTGCTCCCCGTGACCCGGTACCGCCCGCAGCGGTTCGTCCGCCTGCCCGACCGGGCGCGGCGGGCCATCTCCGGCTCCGGTCCGCCCACCGCGCCGATCGGGCTGCGCTCCCAGCCCAGCCGGGTGGACGACCTCACCGCGCACGCGGCGCTGGGCCTGGCCCTGCGCATCGGGGAGTCGATGCTGGCCGTGGGGGCCTCCGCGGCCGACGTGACCGCCACGGTGCTCCGGGTGGCGGCGGCCCACGGTCTGACCGCCTGCCAGGTCGACGTCACCTTCACGTCGCTGACGATCAGCTACGACCGGGACGACGCCCTGCCGCTGACCGTCATGCGCATCGTGCACACCCGCGGGATGGACTACACCCGCCTGCAGGGGGTCACCGACCTGGCGCGGGAGGTCGGGGCGGGCGACCTCGACCTCGAGGAGGCGCACCGCCGGCTGGACCGCGTCGTCGCCGCGCCGCACCCCTACCGCCGCCGCATCCACGCGCTGGGGTGGTCGGGGGTGGCCGGCGCCGTCGGGTTCCTGCTCGGCGGCGGGTGGCTGGTCGCCCTGGTAGCGGCGCTGACCACGGCGTCGATCGAGCAGGTCATGCGCGCGCTGGACCGGCGCGGGCTCCCGCTGTTCTTCCAGCAGGCGGTCGGCGCCGCAGTGGCGACGGGGGTGGCCGTGCTCCTGGTGGTCTTCGACGTCGGCGTCCGCAGCTCGCTGGTCGTCGCCGCGGGGATCGTGGTGCTCCTCGCGGGACTGTCCCTGGTGGGCGCCGCCGAGGACGCGATCAGCGGCTTCCCGGTCACCGCCGCCGCGCGGGCCTTCGAGGTGCTGACCCTGACCGCCGGCATCGTCGTCGGCATCGCCGGCGTGCTGGACCTGGCGCAGCGGGCGGGGGTCCCGCTGGCGCTGGTCGACCCCTCGCACGCCGACGTGCCCTCCGCCGTCGCCCTCGCCGCGGCGGCCGGGATCGCCGGCTTCTGGGCGCTGGCGTCCTACGCCCGCCCGCGCGGCGTCGCCGTCGCCACCGCGGCCGGCGCGCTGTCGTGGGCGGTCTCCTCGGCGGCCGGGTCGCTCGGCGCGGGGCCGGCGGTCGCCAGCGCCGCCGGTGCCCTGCTCGTCGGCTTCTGCGGGGAGGCCCTGACCGGCCGGTTGCGGATCCCCCCGCTGCTGGTCGCCGTCTGCGGCATCGTCCCGCTGCTGCCCGGGCTGGCGATCTACCAGGGCCTGTTCGCGATCGTCGTGGACGCCGACGTCCCCGGCGGGCTGGACGCCCTCGTCGGTGCCGCCGCGATCGGCCTCGGCCTGGCCGCCGGCGTCACGCTGGGCGAGCACCTCGGCCGGCCGCTGAGCCGCGAGCACGACCGGTTCGACCGGCGGGTGCGCCTGCGCGCGACGACCACCGACTGA